Proteins co-encoded in one Bacillus infantis NRRL B-14911 genomic window:
- a CDS encoding DinB family protein, with product MAEQSVMEIYKQSLGKYDLEQLRQIPAGGVWSLAQMYDHVIVVADEYLDEAEACAAAEPVQGRGKTEFGEKLFREGGFPPVKIRLPDEMNQPPDNSGTSASLLERLVQLERRMRELGEKLDKIQPDLKTEHGGFGWLSAMEWHELAEMHFRHHLRQKGELEERLGI from the coding sequence ATGGCGGAGCAGAGTGTCATGGAGATTTATAAACAAAGCCTCGGAAAGTATGATTTGGAACAGCTGAGGCAAATTCCGGCTGGTGGGGTATGGTCTCTTGCGCAGATGTATGATCATGTGATTGTGGTGGCCGATGAGTATTTGGATGAAGCGGAAGCGTGCGCTGCTGCTGAGCCTGTACAGGGCAGAGGGAAAACGGAATTTGGCGAAAAGCTGTTCAGGGAAGGAGGCTTCCCGCCTGTTAAAATCAGGCTGCCGGATGAGATGAACCAGCCGCCGGACAACTCAGGTACTTCAGCTTCCCTGCTCGAAAGGCTTGTGCAGCTGGAAAGAAGGATGAGGGAGCTGGGGGAAAAACTGGATAAGATTCAACCTGACCTTAAAACTGAGCATGGAGGCTTCGGCTGGCTGAGCGCCATGGAGTGGCACGAGCTGGCTGAAATGCATTTCCGGCATCATCTCCGGCAGAAAGGGGAGCTGGAGGAGAGGCTGGGGATTTAA
- a CDS encoding YehS family protein: MDIKNNDVVEIFKLGGMEFTREEVLLILTKSPDLEDDAAPVATDRHIPCTDDMLETFLNGYIVFKRGRQEPRPGEPEAPQVRLSDNEHPNNLLLKKLKIALSLTSEDMLDVFKLAGLTVTKGELGAFLRKKGHKNYKECGDNFARNFLKGLTVKYRGE, translated from the coding sequence ATGGATATTAAGAATAACGATGTAGTGGAGATTTTCAAGCTGGGCGGAATGGAATTTACGCGGGAAGAAGTGCTGCTGATTCTGACGAAATCGCCTGATTTGGAGGATGATGCGGCTCCAGTGGCAACAGATAGGCATATTCCGTGCACAGATGACATGCTGGAAACGTTTTTGAATGGATATATTGTTTTTAAGCGCGGCCGGCAGGAACCAAGGCCAGGTGAGCCGGAAGCGCCGCAGGTCAGGCTGTCTGACAATGAACATCCTAATAATCTATTGCTGAAAAAGCTGAAAATAGCATTGTCCCTGACAAGTGAAGATATGCTCGATGTATTCAAGCTGGCAGGGCTCACAGTGACTAAAGGCGAGCTTGGCGCTTTTCTCAGGAAAAAAGGCCATAAAAACTATAAAGAATGCGGAGACAATTTTGCCCGTAATTTCTTAAAAGGATTAACGGTTAAATATAGAGGAGAATGA
- a CDS encoding GGDEF domain-containing protein, which translates to MRKYNSYMDFKRMIYLYMIPLILLAMVSYNLMENDSEDNLETYLTRILIAWNIISWAAVYKKKFLRAFELATLAIISAAHIAIIYDGVFNYIGKGKEGAFGVSVIWVPAVILIFFLILRAKWGAVYSLFIFVIIFAFGLMNLPNASGDSLESLAQFYVAYLFYILVFYMALHLFKLFSELESMKRVAYTDSLTGIANRLRIDGWLEEWIKKSEGFSVIFFDIDHFKCVNDTYGHDAGDLVLKQLASLVRQPLTGAELFGRWGGEEFIILTPKTGESAVNLAEKLRKVIMESSFPPAGNQTASFGVAQYKKGDTVDSLLSRADQGLYQSKHEGRNRVTFGDEGQI; encoded by the coding sequence TTGAGAAAGTATAATTCATATATGGATTTCAAACGTATGATCTATCTGTATATGATTCCTTTGATTCTGTTGGCTATGGTTAGTTATAATCTTATGGAAAATGACTCGGAAGACAATTTAGAAACATATCTGACAAGGATTTTGATAGCTTGGAATATCATCAGCTGGGCTGCTGTTTATAAAAAAAAGTTTTTGCGTGCTTTTGAGCTCGCTACTTTGGCGATCATCAGTGCTGCACATATAGCCATCATATATGATGGTGTCTTTAATTATATCGGAAAGGGGAAGGAAGGGGCATTTGGGGTCTCTGTCATCTGGGTTCCGGCAGTTATTTTGATTTTCTTCCTGATCTTAAGGGCAAAATGGGGCGCTGTTTATTCGCTTTTCATTTTTGTCATTATATTTGCTTTTGGACTGATGAATCTCCCTAATGCCTCTGGCGACAGCCTTGAGTCACTGGCTCAGTTTTATGTGGCCTACCTTTTTTATATACTTGTATTTTATATGGCCCTTCACCTGTTCAAGCTGTTTTCAGAGCTTGAAAGCATGAAGAGGGTCGCCTATACTGACTCGCTTACCGGCATTGCAAACCGGCTTCGAATTGATGGGTGGCTTGAAGAATGGATAAAAAAATCAGAAGGTTTTTCTGTGATCTTCTTTGATATCGACCATTTTAAATGTGTGAACGATACTTATGGTCATGATGCAGGTGATCTTGTCCTCAAACAGCTGGCTTCACTCGTCAGACAACCACTGACGGGTGCTGAGCTTTTTGGGCGCTGGGGAGGGGAAGAGTTTATCATTCTTACCCCAAAGACAGGGGAAAGTGCAGTAAACCTGGCTGAGAAACTGAGAAAGGTGATTATGGAAAGCAGCTTTCCCCCGGCAGGGAATCAGACTGCCAGCTTTGGCGTTGCCCAGTATAAAAAAGGAGATACTGTAGATTCCCTTCTCTCAAGAGCTGACCAGGGACTTTATCAATCTAAACATGAGGGGCGGAACCGGGTGACGTTTGGGGATGAGGGACAGATTTAG
- a CDS encoding transporter substrate-binding domain-containing protein codes for MKKIQLFSFMMLVMLVLAACGTDDADSSGDGGSSGDDGSKTYTVGTDTTYPPFEFEEGGEYKGIDIDIINAIAEEEGFEIELKPMDFGGIIPAILADQLDVAIAGMSITDDRKEKVDFSDPYFDAGLTLVVSEDNSDITSIDDLKGKVVAVKNGTTGAEHAEEIKEEAGIKEVRQFNDSPSMFQEVANGNADVLIEDYPVIAYAIKTSGLDLKTVGDRLTGDQYGISVKKGENQELLEKINSGLQKIKDNGTYDEILGRYLEE; via the coding sequence ATGAAAAAAATACAATTATTCAGCTTTATGATGCTAGTGATGCTGGTCCTGGCTGCATGCGGCACAGATGATGCAGACAGCAGTGGTGATGGAGGGAGCTCCGGTGACGACGGAAGCAAAACCTATACGGTTGGGACGGATACAACCTATCCTCCGTTTGAGTTTGAAGAAGGCGGCGAGTATAAAGGGATTGATATTGATATCATCAATGCCATTGCAGAGGAAGAAGGGTTTGAGATTGAATTGAAGCCTATGGATTTCGGCGGCATCATCCCGGCCATCCTGGCTGACCAGCTTGATGTAGCCATTGCTGGCATGAGCATTACAGATGACCGCAAAGAAAAAGTTGATTTTTCAGACCCGTATTTTGATGCCGGGCTGACCCTTGTTGTTTCAGAAGATAACAGCGACATTACCAGTATAGACGATTTAAAAGGGAAAGTGGTCGCCGTTAAGAATGGTACAACAGGTGCGGAGCATGCCGAGGAAATTAAAGAGGAAGCCGGCATAAAAGAAGTCCGCCAATTCAATGACAGCCCGTCCATGTTCCAGGAAGTGGCCAACGGGAACGCAGACGTGCTGATTGAAGACTATCCGGTTATCGCGTACGCCATTAAAACAAGCGGCCTTGATCTGAAAACCGTCGGGGACCGCCTGACCGGCGACCAGTACGGCATCTCTGTAAAAAAAGGCGAAAACCAGGAGCTGCTGGAAAAAATCAACAGCGGCCTCCAGAAGATAAAGGATAACGGCACATACGATGAGATTTTAGGACGTTATCTGGAAGAGTAA
- a CDS encoding aminoglycoside 6-adenylyltransferase gives MNKLTYETIIAGFMEMAKNDEKIRAALIVGSRARTEVPADEYSDLDLVAIVENPSAFLNDTDWLGKIGKHYLTFLENTAVGGGKERRVLFEEGLDVDFAFFPVSALPELEQDPEPLGVFAKGVRVLFDKDGTVTALVHQAPKNLPAPQMPGSEEIRNAIHDFWYHAVLAAKKIRRGELLDAKSICDSYMKHLLMQLVRTQTKLNKGLAFDTWHGNRFFEKWADPETVSAYKNLYGVYEEEDVWRALHNTMSFFRETAKDVCVKMDLHYPEEGDAYAAGLVESLYSQEQRPV, from the coding sequence ATGAACAAACTGACTTATGAAACAATAATAGCGGGATTTATGGAGATGGCTAAAAACGATGAAAAGATCCGGGCGGCGCTCATTGTAGGTTCCAGGGCAAGAACGGAGGTGCCGGCTGACGAGTATTCCGACCTTGATCTTGTGGCTATCGTGGAAAACCCGTCTGCATTTCTTAATGATACAGACTGGCTGGGGAAAATAGGGAAGCATTATCTGACATTCCTTGAGAATACTGCCGTTGGGGGAGGAAAGGAAAGAAGGGTCCTGTTTGAAGAGGGGCTTGATGTGGACTTTGCGTTTTTCCCTGTTTCCGCACTGCCGGAGCTTGAGCAGGATCCGGAGCCGCTTGGCGTATTTGCAAAGGGTGTGAGGGTACTGTTCGACAAGGACGGCACCGTCACTGCCCTGGTTCATCAGGCGCCCAAAAACCTGCCTGCCCCTCAGATGCCTGGTTCAGAGGAGATAAGAAATGCTATCCATGATTTCTGGTACCATGCTGTATTGGCTGCAAAGAAAATCAGGCGGGGAGAGCTGCTTGATGCAAAATCGATTTGCGACTCTTATATGAAGCATTTGCTCATGCAGCTGGTACGGACGCAGACCAAGCTTAATAAAGGCCTTGCTTTTGACACCTGGCACGGTAACCGCTTTTTTGAAAAATGGGCTGATCCTGAAACAGTGTCCGCCTATAAAAACCTTTATGGAGTTTATGAAGAAGAGGATGTCTGGAGGGCCCTGCATAATACGATGAGCTTTTTCAGAGAAACTGCCAAAGATGTTTGTGTAAAAATGGATCTTCACTATCCTGAAGAAGGGGATGCATATGCAGCAGGGCTGGTGGAGTCTCTTTATAGCCAGGAGCAGCGGCCAGTGTGA
- a CDS encoding amino acid ABC transporter ATP-binding protein: MSVIQVNNLKKSFGELEVLKDISTEVKEQEVVCVVGPSGSGKSTFLRCLNKLEEITGGHVIVNGNDITDPKININKIRQEVGMVFQHFNLFPHKTVLQNITLAPMKTKGVDKETAKKKALELLRKVGLEEKADSYPGELSGGQKQRVAIARALAMEPRVMLFDEPTSALDPEMIGEVLEVMKDLAREGMTMVVVTHEMGFAREVGDRVIFMDGGYIVEEDVPGELFGNPKHERTKAFLGKVL; the protein is encoded by the coding sequence ATGAGCGTAATCCAAGTCAATAATCTGAAAAAATCATTCGGCGAACTCGAAGTATTGAAAGATATCAGTACAGAGGTAAAAGAGCAGGAAGTGGTCTGTGTTGTCGGCCCTTCCGGCTCTGGAAAGAGTACCTTTCTGAGATGCCTGAATAAACTTGAGGAAATTACGGGTGGCCATGTCATCGTGAATGGAAATGACATAACCGATCCTAAAATCAACATCAATAAAATCCGCCAGGAAGTCGGGATGGTGTTCCAGCACTTCAACCTTTTCCCTCATAAAACAGTGCTGCAGAATATTACCCTGGCCCCAATGAAAACGAAGGGCGTCGACAAAGAAACTGCAAAAAAGAAAGCCCTCGAACTTCTTAGAAAAGTAGGGCTTGAGGAAAAAGCGGACAGCTACCCCGGCGAATTATCCGGCGGGCAGAAACAGCGTGTCGCCATCGCCAGGGCACTTGCCATGGAGCCAAGGGTTATGCTGTTCGATGAGCCTACCTCTGCCCTCGATCCTGAAATGATCGGGGAAGTGCTCGAGGTTATGAAAGATCTTGCCCGTGAAGGCATGACCATGGTCGTCGTCACTCACGAAATGGGATTTGCCCGCGAAGTCGGGGACCGTGTCATCTTCATGGACGGCGGATATATCGTCGAAGAAGATGTCCCAGGCGAATTATTCGGCAACCCCAAGCATGAACGGACTAAGGCTTTTCTTGGCAAAGTGCTTTAG
- a CDS encoding amino acid ABC transporter permease, which translates to MDIFIEALPVLWAGLKLTAYITVLGLLFGFIIGLITALFRLSPIPPLRWIAIWFINLVRGTPFLVQLFFIYFGLNSLSFISLEPVTAGIVGVAINAGAYIAEIIRAGIQSIDKGQTEAARTLGLTSTQTMRYIILPQALRRMLPTFVNQAIISLKDTSLLSVIGIAELTQRGQVVVSATYEPFKIWGMVALMYFILIYLLTKLGDFIERRYQLR; encoded by the coding sequence TTGGATATTTTCATAGAAGCCCTTCCTGTCTTATGGGCCGGGCTAAAACTGACTGCATATATTACCGTTCTCGGTCTGCTGTTTGGATTCATCATCGGGCTGATCACCGCACTTTTCCGCCTTTCCCCGATTCCGCCATTAAGGTGGATCGCCATTTGGTTCATCAACTTAGTACGGGGAACACCTTTCCTCGTTCAATTATTTTTCATTTACTTTGGATTGAATTCACTTTCGTTCATTTCGCTTGAGCCTGTAACGGCAGGTATTGTCGGCGTTGCCATCAATGCAGGCGCCTATATAGCTGAAATCATCCGGGCCGGCATTCAGTCCATCGATAAAGGGCAGACAGAAGCTGCCCGCACACTGGGGCTGACAAGTACACAGACCATGCGCTATATCATCCTGCCCCAGGCTTTAAGAAGGATGCTGCCGACATTTGTGAACCAGGCGATCATCAGCCTGAAAGACACCTCCCTCCTGTCGGTCATCGGAATCGCCGAACTGACTCAAAGAGGGCAAGTCGTCGTATCAGCGACCTATGAACCTTTTAAAATATGGGGCATGGTCGCGCTCATGTATTTCATCCTGATCTACCTGCTCACCAAGCTCGGCGACTTTATTGAAAGGAGATATCAGCTGCGATGA
- a CDS encoding aminoglycoside phosphotransferase family protein — MLGKEEYLEFISDEYPDLKIKKFQANEKGWDNDIVIINESLVFRFPKSENVISKVEAEGKLLHLLKKKHPILQLPDYEYLYQNQMLRCVRYDYLEGRMLGDISMDSFKNNQENARLLGDFLTKLHSIDPAEADTMNLKTLHTLEYWEALHSSVREEILPYLKDREKDLINRIFRDFLEEFPGYSIKKSIIHGDLTASNIIYSEKKGRISAVIDFTDAQLGDPAFDFAGIYWAYGENFTREVLSWYQTDESADALFKRVQSFYGLQPIFHELLYDVRNGKKPDWKAGLGKFGALVSLV; from the coding sequence ATGCTGGGAAAAGAAGAATATCTTGAGTTCATTTCGGATGAATATCCAGACTTAAAAATAAAAAAGTTTCAAGCAAATGAAAAGGGCTGGGATAACGATATTGTGATCATTAATGAAAGTCTCGTCTTCAGGTTTCCGAAATCTGAAAATGTGATCTCAAAAGTAGAGGCGGAAGGAAAGCTCTTGCATCTGCTGAAAAAGAAACACCCCATCCTGCAGTTGCCGGATTATGAATATTTGTACCAGAATCAAATGTTAAGATGTGTCCGGTATGATTATCTCGAAGGCAGGATGCTAGGCGATATCAGCATGGACTCCTTCAAGAATAACCAGGAAAATGCAAGGCTGCTGGGCGATTTTCTAACTAAGCTGCACTCCATAGACCCTGCAGAGGCAGACACTATGAATCTGAAAACCCTTCATACATTGGAGTACTGGGAAGCCTTGCATTCATCTGTCAGGGAGGAAATTCTCCCTTATCTAAAAGACAGGGAAAAGGATCTGATTAATAGGATATTCAGGGATTTTCTTGAAGAATTCCCTGGCTATTCTATTAAAAAATCTATCATTCACGGTGATTTGACAGCTTCCAATATCATTTACAGCGAAAAGAAGGGCCGTATCAGCGCGGTCATTGATTTTACCGACGCCCAGCTTGGAGACCCGGCATTCGACTTTGCGGGCATTTACTGGGCTTATGGAGAAAACTTCACCAGGGAGGTCCTGTCCTGGTATCAGACGGATGAATCAGCAGATGCCCTCTTTAAAAGGGTTCAGAGCTTTTACGGGCTTCAGCCTATTTTTCATGAGCTCCTTTATGATGTACGGAATGGAAAGAAGCCGGACTGGAAAGCGGGACTGGGAAAGTTTGGAGCCTTAGTGTCATTGGTTTAA
- the abc-f gene encoding ribosomal protection-like ABC-F family protein — translation MKEMLKLKDISYEIMDVSLFEGVNSSVLQGEVIGIIGKNGAGKSTLLQLITGERQPSSGQIQWVGQEADILMVEQETESYALGHQSPLEIKLLEKWQVPAVGYVRMSGGEKLKARLAKGFAADAGLLLLDEPTNHLDEQSMEILKEQIAAYKGTIILVSHDRHFLDAAVSKIWSIEDKQLIEHKGNYSSYMEARRQKRLAQQREYEKQQKMVERIEGQLNELSSWANTGHAKSMKEEGFKEYHRVKAKRLDSQVKSKRKRLEKELEKSKAAPVAPEHEVRFSISANTKRGKRFLEVKNLAKSFDGRKLFEKAHFTIQHGERVAITGPNGSGKTTFLKIVMGKETAEGEVWVSPAASVGYLTQEVFDLPLDQTPEDLFYRETFAERGKVQTLMKHLGFTASQWKEPIGNMSMGERVKCKLMEYILEEKDVLILDEPTNHLDLPSREQLEETLSAYPGTLLAVSHDRYFLEKITSSKLVIAGGTIQKQFDQEPEIRDDREELRMKLETERQEVLGKLSFMTPKDKEYQELDRKFNELTRQIRELG, via the coding sequence ATGAAGGAAATGTTGAAACTGAAAGACATTAGCTATGAAATTATGGATGTAAGCCTATTTGAAGGGGTGAATAGCAGTGTCCTGCAGGGGGAAGTGATCGGCATCATCGGAAAAAATGGAGCCGGAAAATCCACTCTGCTGCAGCTGATCACCGGTGAGAGGCAGCCTTCCAGCGGGCAGATCCAGTGGGTGGGACAGGAAGCTGATATCCTGATGGTAGAGCAGGAAACAGAATCCTATGCTTTAGGGCATCAATCTCCATTGGAAATTAAGCTGCTGGAAAAATGGCAGGTTCCTGCTGTGGGCTATGTACGGATGAGCGGCGGGGAAAAACTGAAGGCCCGTCTCGCAAAAGGCTTCGCGGCAGATGCAGGCCTTCTGCTCCTCGATGAGCCGACCAACCATCTGGATGAGCAGAGCATGGAGATTTTGAAGGAACAGATTGCAGCCTATAAAGGGACGATCATCCTCGTATCCCATGACCGCCACTTTTTGGATGCTGCGGTTTCTAAAATCTGGTCGATCGAGGATAAGCAGCTGATTGAGCATAAAGGGAATTATTCGAGTTATATGGAGGCCCGGAGGCAGAAACGGCTTGCACAGCAGCGGGAATATGAAAAGCAGCAGAAGATGGTCGAGCGGATCGAGGGGCAGCTGAATGAGCTGAGCTCCTGGGCAAACACCGGCCATGCTAAATCGATGAAAGAGGAAGGCTTCAAGGAATATCACCGTGTGAAGGCGAAGCGCCTTGATTCACAGGTGAAATCCAAGCGGAAGCGGCTGGAAAAGGAGCTGGAAAAATCAAAAGCAGCTCCTGTCGCGCCTGAGCATGAGGTCCGCTTTTCGATTTCGGCAAACACAAAGCGGGGCAAGCGGTTTTTGGAAGTGAAGAATCTTGCAAAATCCTTTGATGGGCGCAAGCTGTTTGAAAAAGCGCATTTCACCATCCAGCATGGCGAAAGAGTGGCCATAACAGGGCCGAACGGCAGCGGGAAGACGACTTTCCTGAAAATCGTCATGGGAAAGGAAACAGCAGAGGGAGAGGTCTGGGTGTCGCCGGCAGCCAGTGTCGGCTACTTGACGCAGGAAGTATTCGATCTGCCGCTCGACCAGACGCCGGAGGATCTTTTTTACCGGGAAACGTTTGCGGAAAGAGGGAAGGTCCAAACCTTGATGAAGCATCTCGGCTTTACGGCATCACAGTGGAAGGAGCCGATCGGGAATATGAGCATGGGCGAGCGCGTCAAGTGCAAGCTGATGGAATACATCCTGGAGGAAAAAGATGTGCTCATACTTGATGAGCCGACCAACCATCTTGACCTTCCTTCGCGCGAACAGCTGGAAGAAACCCTGTCAGCATATCCAGGGACACTACTGGCGGTGTCGCATGACCGCTACTTTCTTGAGAAAATAACCAGCAGCAAGCTCGTGATTGCAGGCGGGACTATTCAAAAGCAATTCGACCAGGAACCGGAAATAAGGGATGACCGGGAAGAGCTGAGGATGAAGCTTGAAACTGAAAGGCAGGAAGTGCTGGGGAAGCTCAGCTTTATGACGCCGAAAGACAAAGAATATCAGGAGCTGGACCGGAAATTTAATGAGCTTACAAGGCAGATAAGGGAGCTTGGATGA
- the abc-f gene encoding ribosomal protection-like ABC-F family protein — protein MLELKLNGIKKYMEATLIMRNVSLEAFEGEKIGIVGANGCGKSTILKLIAGIEKMHYYPGYPQTSSPGYDEGLIHFPRGASKAYLEQSPVFPPGLTVNDVLNLAFEEIDEIEARMRELEEQMKVLTDKELEKALNQYSDLVLQLEAKGGYEREEKLGKVCTGLKFNDSFLNTDFDLLSGGEKTTVVLGKLLIHNPDILLLDEPTNHLDMEAIEWLESYLKSCRGIVLIVSHDRYFLDRTVTKIVEIEDMESITYKGNYSSFISQKEENMRIQYEHFREQQKKINGMEKTVSDLREWAMRADNNKFFRRAASIQKKLDKMDIIEKPVFKRRNMRLDIKAAQRSGKEVIKADGLCKSFNDKVIFKNSVLLVQYGERVGLLGSNGSGKTTFLKMLLGEVLPDGGTVELGANVQAAYLPQKIVFNDEELTVLEAFREDISIVEGKAREYLAKFMFYKKSVFTKVKQLSGGERIRLKLAMLLYQDINLLILDEPTNHLDIPSIETLEAALEDFEGTIFFISHDRYFINRISERVVAVEDYSLKNYPGNYDSYKMIKEQKAVQVMPVPEEKKKNQHSYPKQDTSAEKAEARIQRLEQELKEIDAFMAEAGSDYDRLNLLYGRKEKLNKELEEAIGLWLG, from the coding sequence ATGCTCGAATTAAAATTGAACGGAATCAAAAAATATATGGAAGCCACACTGATCATGAGGAATGTATCGCTCGAAGCGTTTGAAGGGGAGAAGATTGGGATAGTCGGGGCCAATGGCTGCGGAAAGAGCACCATCCTGAAGCTGATCGCGGGGATTGAAAAGATGCATTATTATCCGGGTTATCCGCAGACATCGAGTCCCGGCTATGATGAAGGCCTGATTCATTTTCCAAGAGGGGCGAGCAAGGCGTATCTGGAGCAGTCGCCGGTTTTTCCGCCGGGCTTGACTGTGAACGATGTACTGAATCTTGCTTTTGAAGAAATCGATGAAATTGAAGCACGTATGCGTGAACTGGAGGAGCAGATGAAGGTGCTCACAGATAAGGAGCTTGAAAAAGCCTTGAACCAATACAGCGATCTGGTTTTGCAGCTTGAGGCGAAGGGCGGCTACGAGCGGGAAGAGAAGCTGGGCAAGGTGTGCACCGGACTTAAGTTCAACGATAGCTTTTTGAACACAGATTTTGATCTTTTGAGCGGCGGGGAAAAAACGACCGTTGTGCTCGGCAAGCTGCTGATCCATAATCCTGACATCCTCCTGCTGGATGAACCGACGAATCATCTTGATATGGAAGCGATCGAGTGGCTGGAAAGTTATCTGAAAAGCTGCAGGGGCATTGTCCTGATTGTCTCGCATGACCGGTATTTCCTTGACCGCACCGTGACGAAAATAGTCGAGATTGAGGATATGGAATCCATCACTTATAAAGGCAATTATTCTTCTTTTATCAGCCAGAAGGAAGAGAATATGCGGATTCAATATGAGCATTTTCGTGAGCAGCAGAAAAAAATCAACGGGATGGAAAAGACGGTGTCCGACCTGCGCGAATGGGCGATGAGGGCGGATAACAATAAATTCTTCCGGCGGGCAGCGAGCATTCAGAAGAAGCTTGATAAAATGGATATCATTGAAAAGCCTGTCTTCAAACGGAGAAATATGAGGCTGGATATTAAAGCCGCCCAGCGTTCAGGCAAAGAAGTCATCAAAGCTGACGGGCTGTGCAAAAGCTTTAATGATAAGGTTATTTTTAAAAACAGCGTCCTTTTGGTCCAATATGGAGAAAGAGTCGGTCTGCTTGGCTCAAATGGCAGCGGCAAAACCACTTTCCTGAAAATGCTCCTCGGCGAGGTGCTGCCAGATGGAGGCACAGTAGAGCTCGGCGCCAATGTGCAGGCAGCCTATCTGCCGCAGAAAATCGTATTCAATGATGAAGAGCTGACTGTACTCGAGGCCTTCCGGGAGGACATTTCCATTGTGGAAGGAAAGGCCCGCGAGTATTTGGCTAAGTTCATGTTTTATAAAAAAAGTGTCTTCACGAAGGTGAAGCAGCTGTCAGGCGGCGAAAGAATCAGGCTGAAGCTGGCGATGCTATTATACCAGGATATCAATCTGCTGATCCTGGATGAGCCGACCAACCATCTGGATATCCCATCGATCGAAACACTGGAAGCTGCCTTGGAAGACTTTGAAGGAACGATCTTCTTCATCTCACATGACCGTTATTTTATCAACAGAATCAGCGAAAGAGTGGTTGCAGTAGAAGATTATTCGCTGAAAAACTACCCAGGCAACTATGATTCCTATAAAATGATAAAGGAACAAAAAGCCGTCCAGGTGATGCCAGTGCCTGAGGAGAAAAAGAAGAATCAGCATTCTTATCCAAAACAGGACACGTCAGCTGAGAAGGCTGAAGCAAGAATACAGCGGCTTGAGCAGGAATTAAAGGAGATTGATGCCTTCATGGCAGAGGCCGGAAGTGATTATGACAGGCTCAATCTGCTGTATGGCAGGAAAGAGAAATTAAATAAAGAACTGGAGGAAGCCATCGGGCTTTGGCTGGGATGA
- a CDS encoding C45 family autoproteolytic acyltransferase/hydolase: MEFKTDILQLRKGPYENGAALGRHLSGKPIVNVFKSITKAAINIEKMEGILKAYSPHLLDELKGIADGLEIPYHKAAALFSGYDVPKVAAMGCTAVMTKDFYVRNYDFSPEFYDGIFTLSENLPALASAGYNLQAIGRHDGVNEKGLAAGLHFVSHDGYQEGLSAWTSVRMVLDTCATVREAAELLKEIPHAACYNFSLADSFGNQGAVEASPDKVLIRQGPEEFHSCVNHFRSEEMAGKNREHIDGSIKRTGYLDLVGSKQLSFQQTFDLLRDSESPLFFTDYEDLFGTLHTFGYSFQDSQIVTSLCQGDPLRINLKKWLAGKDIEQTAMQGKI; encoded by the coding sequence ATGGAATTCAAAACGGATATTTTGCAGCTGCGGAAGGGCCCTTATGAAAACGGTGCAGCCTTGGGCAGGCACTTGTCAGGGAAACCTATAGTGAATGTGTTTAAAAGTATCACAAAGGCTGCTATCAATATAGAGAAAATGGAGGGAATCCTTAAAGCTTATTCTCCTCATCTCCTGGATGAATTAAAAGGGATTGCTGACGGCTTGGAGATTCCTTATCATAAGGCAGCAGCACTTTTCAGCGGTTATGATGTGCCCAAGGTGGCTGCCATGGGCTGTACAGCGGTTATGACGAAAGACTTTTATGTGCGCAATTATGATTTCTCCCCAGAGTTCTATGACGGTATCTTCACTCTATCAGAGAATCTGCCGGCTCTTGCGTCAGCCGGCTACAATCTTCAGGCCATCGGCCGGCATGATGGGGTGAATGAAAAAGGGCTCGCGGCAGGGCTGCATTTTGTCAGTCACGATGGCTATCAGGAGGGGCTATCGGCATGGACAAGTGTGAGGATGGTGCTGGATACTTGCGCCACTGTGAGGGAGGCTGCTGAACTTCTGAAGGAAATTCCTCATGCAGCCTGCTATAATTTCTCCCTAGCTGACAGCTTTGGCAATCAGGGGGCAGTGGAGGCAAGCCCCGATAAGGTATTGATAAGACAAGGGCCGGAAGAGTTTCATTCCTGCGTCAACCATTTCAGGTCAGAAGAGATGGCAGGGAAGAATCGTGAGCATATTGATGGGTCGATCAAGCGAACCGGTTATCTCGATTTGGTCGGAAGTAAACAGCTTTCTTTCCAGCAAACCTTCGATCTGCTCAGGGACTCAGAGTCACCGCTGTTTTTTACAGACTATGAAGATCTCTTTGGAACACTGCACACGTTTGGCTACTCTTTTCAGGACTCTCAGATAGTTACTTCTCTCTGCCAGGGAGACCCGCTGCGGATCAATCTCAAAAAATGGCTGGCAGGAAAAGATATTGAACAAACCGCAATGCAAGGGAAAATATGA